A window of Sphingobacterium kitahiroshimense genomic DNA:
TCCTCCGAATTTTTGGAGGGCTTGTTTAGTAGTATTTCTTCTTTAGCCATAAACTTGCTCTTACTAATAATATCAGTACTGGAACTTCTACCAATGGTCCAATAACGCCTACAAATGCCTGTGGGGAATGAATACCGAAAACCGCTATTGCTACGGCTATTGCCAATTCAAAATTGTTTCCTGTGGCTGTAAATGCGATTGATGCGTTTTTGTCGTAAGGAACTTTTAGGGATTTATTGAAAAAGAAGCTGACGAAAAACATCAGTACAAAATAGATTACTAACGGTATGGCTACTTTTACCACATCCATTGGCAACTCTAATATTTTATCGCCTTTTAAACTGAACATTAATACGATTGTAAACAGTAAAGCATATAATGTAATGGGCGATATTCTCGGTACAAATTTCCTGTTATACCATTCTATACCTTTTGATTTTACCAATGCGTAACGGCTTATAAAACCTGCTAAGAAAGGAATACCTAAGTATATCAATACGCTTTCTGTAACATCTTTCATTGATACGCTTACATTGAAATTTGCCAATCCTAATTTGCTTGGTAATACATTGATGAACAGCCAAACTAAGAAGCTATAAGAAAGTACCTGAAAGATGCTGTTTAAGGCAACTAACATCGCTGTATATTCTCTGTTTGCCTTAGCTAAATCGCTCCATACGATTACCATTGCGATACATCTTGCCAATCCTATCAATATCAAGCCTGTCATATAATCGGGTTCATTTCGTAAAAACAAAACGGCTAATCCGAACATCAGCAATGTACCGATAACCCAATTGAGCAATAAGGATATACCGATTACTTTTTTATCCTTAAACGCTTGGGGTAATAATGAATAATCAACCTTTGCCAATGGCGGGTACATCATCAGTATTAAACCTATTGCCAATGGAATATTTGTAGTGCCAACGGATAAAGTATTTGTAATTCTTGAAATGCCTGGAAAGAAATGCCCTAAACCTATACCCACTGCCATTGCAAGGAATATCCATAAGGTTAAGTATCTGTCTAAGAATTTTAGTTTTGGTTGCATTGCTTGGCTAATTTGTAAGTTCTTTATATTGGTTTGATGTCAATAAGTTTTCTAATTCGGTAATGTCTTTGATTTCTATTTTTATCAACCAACCCTTTTCAAAAGGTGCTGAATTGATTAATGTTGGTTCTTGTAATAGTTGCTTATTGGTTTCAATGATTTTACCCGATACAGGCATAAATAAATCACTGACCGTTTTAACCGCTTCAACAGAGCCAAATACTTCGTCCTGCTGAAAACTATATCCAACATTGGGTAAGTCTGCATATACGATTTCGCCCAATTCACTTTGTGCAAATTCTGTTATTCCTATTGTACCTATGTTTTCTTGTACGCTTATCCACGTATGTTCTTTTGAATATTTTACATCGTTTGGAAATTCCATTTTTCTGATTTTTTAGATTAATAACCTCTCCTTAAATTTTCTGCGTATTCGTTTGGCAATGGGCTTTCTTCAACTGCTTTTGCTGCTTTTTCAATATCATAATCAAAGCGTATAAATTCTACACTGATACTGTCTTTATCCAATACAGAACTATCTTCATTGATTGTAAGCATTACATAACCACCTCTTACATCGCTGTCTTTTGGTTTACCTACCGAACCTATATTTATGGCGTGTCTGAAATGATTTTGTCCGTTAATACCGGAATTTAAAATACGGTGGTATGGCTTGTGTGTATGCCCAAAACACATAATGTCTGCGTCTGCTTGTTCCATTATCCTAAGCATACTTTTTTCTTCCCTATCCTCAAATAAATATTCATTTATTTTTCTTGGACTTCCGTGTACCAATAGTAAATTGAGCTTATCCTCGTTCAACTGAAATTCTACTTTGATATGTGCCGGAAGTGTACGCAAATAGGCTCTTTCTTCATCTTTCATAATAGAATTTGTAAAGGAAATAGATATGCTGCCGTTGTCCTTTTCGGGTTCGGTTTTGTATGCACATCCGCAATCGTTGCTCATACGTCCAATGCCAAAATCATAATTCCCTGCAATGGTTGGTATTTTTCTTTTACGGATTTCGTTTACTACTTCGTTTGCCCAAATATTATAACCTACCAAATCGCCTAAGCAATAAATACTATCGGGATTTCTTTTTTCTACATCTTCAAAGAATGCTTCTAATGCAGGTAGATTGGCGTGAATGTCGCTGAATAATGCAATTTTCATTTTATTGATTTTTATATGATAGTTTAGTTTAACAACATCCCGAATTAGACGTACAGCAAGCATCTTTTAATTCTGCCAAGTTTACTTTTTGTTTTTCCGCAGGAATGCCGCAGGCATCACTTGCCAGGCAAGCAGTCTGTTTGTTTTTTAGTACAAAATGGTTTCCGTTGAAATCCAAATCGTATTTACCAACTGTTTCGCTTTGGTATTCTACCTCTATCTCGGCATCTTCGATACCCAGTTTTTCTTCAGATAGTTTGATGATATTTAATAATTTGGTTGGCTTTAATCTGTGTTCAAAATCGTTGGCATTCCATAATTGGAAATTGATAACTTTTTCGTTTCTGATAGTTCCACCACAATCAATGAAGTGTTTTGTAATAACGCCTACCTCTGTAACGTGGAAATGTTCCGGTACAAATGTTCCGTTCTCTACTTGAAATTCAACATTATCTAATGCTGGTAAGATTTCTTTGATTTTTGATAGTTTCATTGTTTTTTATTTAATTGTTATATTGCTTTATTGCGATTAATACGTTTAAAAAAATGCTTAACAGCATTTATCAACTCCTACATTATCTACAAAGAACATATTGAGTTCATTTTTTAGTTTCTGCCAAACATTTTCATCAATGCAGTAACATACACTGGTTCCCTCGATGCTTCCTTTGATAATGCCAATGTTTTTCAGTTCTTTCAAATGTTGTGAAATGGTAGCCTGTGCCAATCCTAATTCTTCCACCAAGTCATTACAAATGCAAGCATTTTGCCTAACAATATATTGCAGGATAGCTATACGGGCAGGATGAGCCAGTGCCTTTAAAGAGGTTGCTAAACTGTTTTGCTGTTCTGTAAATATTTCAGTTTTTGTTACGCCCATTTTATCTGTAATTGTGTATCGCAATATTACGATAAATATTTAAACCACAAAAATAGTTTGTGAAAAAACATATATCCAAGCACCAATTCTGTACAAATTATCATTTCAAATTTCTATTGTAAATAGCCAAATCCTGCCTTTCAAAGCCAAACCCTACAACATTATCAGAGGCATTTGCTCCTGCTTATAATTTTAGGATTTAAGTAAAATTCTAAACAAAATAAAGTATGGATGTACAGCAAAAAGACCTGTCGTATTTCAGATTACGACTGCAAGAATTATTAAACAGCAGCTTTCCCGAAAAGGCGCACGACCAAAAATTTATTGACCAACGGTCTTCGTGGGCTGCCAATGCTTATGAGGAGGCTTTCCGTTCGGGAAACGCCGTTGAGCAATGCAACGAAATAGCCAACTACATACTTTTTGAGGGCTTGCACTTCTCCAAGTTCGACACGGTTTTCAAAGTGGTATGCAATGAATTTGATACTATAATGGCAGACGAGGAACTGCGACCGTTCGCCCTTAAAATGTTTCCCGTTTGTGAGCCTGTTTTCGCAGGATATGAATTAACCGATGATTTCGCCTACGGGTATGAGTTTGATTTACTCTATACCGAACTGACCGGAACCATCTCAATATGGATTGAGGAAAATGGGCTTCAGTAAGCGGTTCCATCTCCAACAGAATATTGATGCCCTGCGAATTGTTTTTAAATTGGAAAAGGAGAAACGGCAAGCCACCGTAGGCGAAAGACTGCTAATGATGCGATACAGCGGATTTGGCGGTCTTAAATTCGTTCTGAACCCCGTAGAAAACGAAATAGACATCAATCATTGGAGAAAAACAGAACACGACCTTTTTCCACTCACGCAGGAACTCCACCAACTGCTCAAAGAAAATTCCGAAGACGATAAGCAATACCGCAGGTATGTGGACAGTATGAAAAGTTCCGTACTTACGGCTTTTTATACACCGCCAAAGGTTATAGATGCCATTTCATCCGCCTTGCGGGATAATGGTCTGCACATTGACAAATTCCTCGAACCCTCCGCAGGTATCGGTTCATTCATTCAATCCTTTTCAGAAAACCCAAAAACCAGTGTTACCGCTTATGAAAAGGACTTGCTTACAGGAAAGATTTTAAAGCATCTTTACCCCGAAAGCAATATCCGTATAAACGGTTTTGAGGAAATCCCCGAAAGGGAACAAAACAGCTATGATGTAATTACCAGTAATATACCTTTTGGCGATACCTCTGTATTTGATTTGTCCTTTTCCCGAAGCAGCAGCGATGCCAAAGTACAGGCTGCTCGAAGCATACATAATTACTTTTTCCTGAAAGGTGCAGATATGCTGCGTGAGGGCGGATTATTGGCTTATATCACTTCGCAGGGCATTCTGAACAGTCCTAAAAATGAACCCATACGCAGGGCGTTAATGCAGAATAATAATTTGGTTTCGGTTGTAAGATTACCCAACAACCTGTTTACGGAATATGCAGGTACGGAAGTCGGAAGCGACCTGATTATCCTGCAAAAGAATACGGCAAAAGAAAATCTGACCGACAGGGAAGATCTGTTTTGCCAAAGCAAGCCATCCGAATACAATACGCCGGGCAATGCGCTCTTTCAGGACAATACAAGAATTATCCATACCGACCAAAAATTAGATACCGACCCATACGGGCAACCCGCCTTAATCTACACGCATAAAGACGGTGTTGAGGGCATTGCCAAAGATTTGAAGCAAATGCTTTCCGAAGATTTTGGAAAGCACCTAAATTTGAACTTATACAAAGGCGAACGGAACGATGAGCCTGTGATACAAATTCCGATTGAACCAAAGGTTACACCTCCGGTTATCGACCCTGTAATCATTCAGCAAAAGCCGCAATTTGTAACAACTCCGGTAGTCCATCAGGAAAGCCCGCAGGAATTAAAGCAACTAAGCATTTTTGACCTGTTTGAAAGTGTGGGCGAACCTGTAATGGTTCTTGCTCCGCCTAAAAGAACTACCCAAACCAAAAGGCAAAGCAATAAAAAAAGAAGAGGCACAATAGGTCGTCAGCCCGACCTGTTCAGCAGTGCAAGGCAGCAACCTTATACGCCGCTAAAATCCAATGGTGCTGCTAATGGAACCAATCAGGTTAACGGCAAAAAACAGGAAGCTATCGGCGACCTGTTTTCACAAATAAACGGTAATGGCCAGTCTGATAAGACAGCCATTACCGCTATCAATATTAATGCTATTCCTGAACCTGCCCCGTATAGAGGTGAACTGCAATCATTCCACCGTAACGATTGTCTTGTGGTGGATAATGGTTGGGTAGGTTATCTGCAAGAGGTGGAAAAGGAAGACAAAAAAGCAATCTTTCATCCATTGCAATTGCCGACCTCACAGAAAGCAAGAGCCGAAGCCTACATAGCCGTAAGGGACAGTTATATCAACCTGTACCAAAAAGAAGCTGAAAAGCAGACCGAACACAAGGAAGAACGGGAAGCCCTGAACCTCCTGTACGATGGCTTTGTCAAAAAATATGGCAATCTAAATGCTGCCGACAATGCCAAGCTGATAAAGACGGACAGCGCAGGCAAAGAAATTCCTTATCTGGAGCGTATCATTGGCGGCGTAATCCACAAAGCGGATATTTTCAGTCGTCCCGTTAGCTTTTCTACCACCACATTAGCAACCGATAATCCCGAAGAGGCTTTAACCGCCTCGCTAAACAAGTACGGAAACGTGGATTTGGACTTTATGTCCGAAATCAGCAGCCTGCCTGCCGATACCCTGAAAGAAGCCCTGCACGGGCGGTTGTTCTACAATCCGCTACAACAGGAATACGAAATAGCCGAACGGTGGATTGCAGGCAACGTAGTTGAGAAAGCCGATGAAGTAAGAGCTTATCTTGAAAACAATCCCGATGATACCGAAGCCAAAGAAAGCCTTACCGCTTTAGAGGAAGCCCGACCAAAACGTATCGAATTTGAGGAATTGGATTTTAACCTCGGCGAACGATGGATGCCTACCGGAATTTATGCCCGTTTCGCTTCGCACCTGTTCGATGCGGATGTACTGGTTCATTATTCCGAAAGCTCCGACGACTTTTCCGTGAAGTGTCATCAGGGCAATATGCACATTTGGGAAAAATATGCCGTCAAAGCGGAAAGCCGCACGTTTGACGGTATTGCCCTGCTCAAACACGCCCTTGTCAATACCACACCTGATATTACCAAAAAAGTAATGGTTGGCGACCAAGAAGTTAAAGTACGGGATATGGAAGCCATACAAATGGCGAATACCAAGATTGATGAAATCCGTACCGCCTTTACCGACTGGCTACACGCACAAAATGATGAGTTTAAAAACAGGCTGACCGACCAGTACAACGATACGTTTAACTGTTTCGTTCGCCCGAACTATGACGGAAGTCATCAGGAATTTCCGGGATTAGACCGTAAGGGAGCAGGCATTGAAGACCTGTATTCAAGCCAAAAGGACACCGTTTGGATGATAAAGCTGAACAACGGTGCTATCTGCGACCACGAAGTAGGCGCAGGAAAAACACTGATAATGTGTACCGCAGCACAGGAAATGAAGCGTTTGGGATTAGCCCATAAGCCGATGATTATAGGGCTGAAAGCGAACATACCTGCCATTGCTGAAGACTACCGCAAAGCCTATCCACACGCTAAAATCCTTTATCCAGGTATTGACGATTTTACGCCAAAGAAACGCCTGCGGATTTTCGGGGATATTAAAAATAATGATTGGGATTGTGTGATACTTACGCACGACCAGTTCGGAATGATACCGCAGTCGCCCGAAATACAAAAGGAAATTCTCGAAATAGAATTAGACAGCGTTGAACGTAACCTCGATGCACTGAAATCGCAGGGCAAAGAAGTGACAAGGGGAATGCTCGCAGGGGTAATCAAACGGAAAGAAAATCTTGAAGTAAAGCTGAAAACGCTGCAACACGATATTGAAAACCGCAAAGATGATATTGTGGACTTTAAGATGATGGGCATAGACCATTTGTTTGTGGACGAAAGCCACCAGTTCAAAAACCTGATGTTCAACACCCGTCATACACGGGTTGCCGGACTGGGGAACGTGGACGGCAGCCAAAAGGCACTGAACCTGCTTTTTGCAATCCGCACCATTCAGGAGCGTACCAATGCGGATATGGGGGCAACCTTTCTTTCGGGTACAACTATCAGCAATTCATTAACGGAGCTGTACCTGCTGTTTAAATACCTGCGCCCCCGTGCACTGGAAAAACAGGGCATTCATTCTTTTGATGCGTGGGCAGCTATCTATGCAAGGAAAACGACCGATTATGAATTTTCGGTAGCTAACAATATTGTCGCTAAAGAACGTTTCCGCTACTTTATCAAAGTGCCGGAACTGGCGCAGTTCTATTCTGAAATCACGGATTACAGAACGGCAAAGGATATTGGTATAGACCGCCCCAACAAGAACGAGGTATTGTACAATATACCGCCAACACCCGACCAAGAAGCCTTTATACAAAGCCTGATGCAGTTTGCCAAAACGGGCGATGCAACTTTGCTCGGTAGAGAACCTTTATCGCAAAGGGAAGAAAAAGCAAAGATGCTCATTGCTACGGACTACGCCCGTAAGATGTCGCTCGATATGCGTATGGTAAGTGGTATCTACGACGACCATCCCGACAACAAGGCTTCGCATTGTGCCGCAAACATTGCCAAGTATTACAACCAGTTCAACGCACAGAAAGGAACACAGTTCGTTTTCTCTGATTTGGGAACCTACAAGCCGGGCGAATGGAATGTGTACTCCGAAATCAAACGCAAGCTCGTGGAAGACCACGGCATACCTGCACACGAAGTCCGGTTTATTCAGGAAGCGAAAAATGATAAGCAACGCAGGGAACTTATCAACGGGATGAATGAGGGTAAAATCCGTGTACTGTTCGGTTCTACAAGTATGCTCGGAACTGGCGTAAACGCACAGAAAAGAGCCGTTGCCGTTCATCATTTAGATACGCCGTGGCGACCGTCTGACCTTGCCCAAAGGGACGGGCGGGCAATCCGTAAAGGCAACGAGATTGCCAAATTCTTTGCCGATAATAAAGTGGCTGTGATTATCTATGCCGTTGAAAAATCGTTGGATAGCTACAAATTCAACCTGCTGTACAATAAGCAGCTTTTCATCGACCAGTTAAAGACCAACAACCTGACCAAAAGAACGATTGACGAGGGAAGTATGGACGAAAAATCGGGAATGAACTTTTCGGAATACGTGGCAATACTGTCGGGAAATACAGACCTGTTGGATAAAGCCAAACTGGAAAAACAGATTGCCGGACTGGAAAGCGAAAAGCAGGCGTTCAACCGTTCTAAATCCAGTGCCAAATTTAAGGTGCAGGATTATACAGAAATGTTGCAAAGCACTCAATCCCGTTTGAACCGGATGAGTACCGACTGGGAAAACTTACAGCAACGCCTGCAAAAGCGTTCGGACGGTACAATAGAAAATCCTGTGTTGTTGGATGGTTTGCCGCCTAATGCAAATCCGAAACAAATCGGTGCGAAGCTGAACGAGATTGCGGACAAAGCCCGCACCGCAGGTCAGTATGAAGAGATAGGCAGCTTGTATGGCTTTACGTTGTTGGTAAAAACAGAAATGTCAGAAAAAGAAGGTGCGGATATTCGGGTAAACCGATTTTTAGTGCAGGGCGAAGGAAATATCAAATACACCTACAATAACGGCTTAATGGCAAAAGACCCCGAAACTGCTGCAATGAATTTTCTAAGGGCTTTGGAAAAATTGCCGGGCTTTGTGAAGCAGGAACAGGAGAAAATTGCTGAAATACAAAAAGACCTGCCTATACTTCAGGAAGTGGTTAACGGTACTTGGTCTAAGGAAAGCCGATTGAGTGAGCTTAAAACGGAACTGGCTGCCGTAGAAAGAAAGATACAGCTATCCATTACACCGGAAACCAAACAAGATGTTCCGGAGCAGGCAGAAAAGCAGAACGAAGCCCCAAAGGTTCAGGAAAGCATTATACGGACAAAAGGTATTCATTTGCCTCGTGGCGTATTGTAATGCTTGTTTACTTTTCGTCCTGTTCGTCCATTTTCTTTATCAGGGCTTCACACAAGCTGTCAAGGAATTTTGTTCGGTTCATCTTTCTGGCTTTTAATTCCATAAACGTGTGGTAAAAATCGCCTAATTCAATATTAAAGGCAGTTTCAAATGTTTTGGCAATCAATTTTATATCGGCATTTCCGTTGTTGAATACCCCTTGTGCATAGAGGGCATATATCAACTCGGTCAATGCCGTTTTGCTTGCTGTCCAATTAAGTGTAGAATTGTCTGATATTTTTTTATGATTGCTGTTTAGCTGGTCTTCGATATACACCTGTATCAAATCATTGGCAATTATCTTGGCTACTTTATAATCGTGCGAAGTAGAAAAACGATGGTCTGCCTCAAAATAAAAAGTGTCCAACCATAACCTTATATCATGCTTTCCACGTACAAAAAACTTCTCATCAACGAAAGAATTATTGCTGCGGTAATATTTGTAAAAATCAAGGTTATTGTCAAAGAACCTTTTTAGCTTTTTCAGTTCTTTGTTCAGGAACTTTTTTATTTGTTTTTCTCCGTAAGGCTTTTTTGTTTCGATTTTATAAACGGCGTTGTAGTAAATCAGCTTTGAAACAATAGTGGGCTTCAGAAATTTGAAAAAGCGAATTTCCTCATTCAAATTTTTAAACCCTCTTTTTAAAACATACTCTTTCACTTCGGATAAACAATTAACAATTAGGTCTATAACCGCTTCTATCCGTTGTAGCGGGCAATCGGCTTCTATCTCCAATTCGTTGATTGCCGTTTCCAGTTTATATAACGTTTCATTATAAAATTTCTCCATGCGGTTATTTTAGGATATTAATGTTTGGATTGCTAATAGAAAAAAATATGTAGGCATTATCCCGGCTCTCATTTATACCCTGTGTTTAACGAGGTAAAAGAATAATCAGGCATCATCTGCCTGCATATTTGAAATGTATGCTTATTCAGTTTGCTTATAGGTTGGTTTAAGCACCATATCGGTTTTTATATATTTATAAGTCAGCGGTATGTTCGCTTATAAAAACTAATTTTTAAGACATCCAATAAAAAACTTGCAGCGACAACAACGGCAAGTATGCCCAATATTAAAACCAATGAAACAGGGGTCATTAAAACGCCGAAAAGTGCAAGGACAATTGACACCACAATATTGCCCAGCGTTACAGCTATTACTAAACGGCTTGGCAGGAAAGACCAAAAATGCTCTCGTACACGGGGCATGTAAATTGTTGCCTGTGCAGAAAAAATCAGGTATAAGAACATTAACGTCTGAATTTGTGGAAACGGAAGTTTCAATATTTTGAGGGCAACCCAAAGGAGGGCAAATGCTATAACAAGCCAGCCCGCAGCAAGGATGCCGGAAAGTTTGGAAATTGATTTAACGTCCCATTGTTCCAGTTTTGGCGAAACCAATGCCCGGTCTGTTCCAAGTGTAATAGTAACAAGGTCATTAAATACGACGATGAGTACAATTAGGCTTAACGGAACAACAAAATCCCCGGTTGCGATATATCCGAATGTTAGGAGAACCGCAAGTTCTACCGTTCTCGTAATCTTAGTAATTGTCCATGTCATCATCCTGCGGTACACCCGCCGCCCGCCATGAACTATCTTAACTATGTCCTGAAGACCGGGGTCAGTCAAAACTACTTTTGCGGAGGCTTTGGCTACATCAGTGGCGGAACTGACAGCAATACCTACTTCTGCTTGTTTGAGTGCGGGAGCATCGTTGATGCCGTCCCCCGTCATACCTACCGTTAAATCCAGCTTTTGAAGTGCCTGTATGATTTGATATTTTTCTTCGGGATAGACGTTGGCTATTCCCTCATAGTCGAGCGGAGCCTTTAGCGCATCAGACAAATCGGCAATCCGTTCCCCTATATTTAATTTTTGGGCGATAATCTTTGCTGTTGCAGGTGTATCACCTGTAATCATTAAAAGGCGAATGCCCAAATTCTTAATGGCTCGCACTAATTCGGGCGCATCTTCTCTTGGAAGGTCAGCAAGAGTTATCAATCCACGCACCGATACATTATCTTCAACGCCTGCTGCAATGGCTAAAACCCTTCCACCATTGGCTGCCATTTCCGCAACCTTATCTTTAAATTGAGGCACAGCACCCGCATACTGTTCCATGACAAAGGGAGAACCCAATATTACCCTCTCCATTTTACCATTTTGGCGTATATAGGCTTCTGAACACTTTTTTACCGGATTAAAGGGTATATATTGCTCACGTATAAACGGGGGCAGGGAGCGTTTTTCTACTTCCTGTAATATGGCTATGTCAATGGGATTCTGTGAAGAATTATCCGTAGTGGTCGCAGCGTAAGCAAGTAATTCTTCTTCACTGTTTCCTGAAAAAGATATGATAGAGGAAATTAAAGGTTTATTCTGTGTCAGCGTTCCGGTTTTATCTATGCAAAGAACCTGCATTGTTGCGGCTTCCTGAATGGCAGTTAAACCCGTAACCAAAACCCCTTCCTTTGCTAACACACGGGCTTCTACTGCATTGGCAACAGTAAAACTTGCGGGCATAGATACAGGTACGGTTGCGATAACCAATACTACAAGGAACGGTAAAAGAGGCAGTATAGCATAACCATTGACAAGAGCAGCAACCAAGAGTAAAGCAGCCAGTATAACATCAATTATCGCAAGATAACGGACTACTGTAAACAAGAGTTTTTGAAGGTGTCCGGGAGCGGATGCGGTTTTTACCAATTCCGCAGTTTTACCAAAGAAGCTGCGTGACCCTGTTGCAGTAACAATGGCAATAGCTTCACCTGTCCGGACTATGGAACCGGAATAAATGATTTCTTTTTCCGAACGAGCTACCAATTCGGATTCTCCGGTTACGGCAGATTGGTCAATTTCAATATTTCCTCTTTCAATGGTGCAATCTGCTGGTATAATATCACCTGTTTTAAGGTGAATATAATCTTTTGGAACAAGTTCTCTCGCAGTAAGAAATTGCCAAATTCCATTACGAAGCACACGCACGGTAACTTGTAAATGTTGTTTCAAAAAGCCGACTACTTTCTGCGCTCTGCGCTCCTGTGTTTCGCCGACAATAGCACTGAAAAGTAACAATAC
This region includes:
- a CDS encoding HAD-IC family P-type ATPase yields the protein MQEQSGNFQNQNGSADIETATISTGLNDAEVKAALDEFGYNEIAEEAIHPFLGVLKRLWSPIPWILEAALILEVVMDKILQASVIAVLLLFSAIVGETQERRAQKVVGFLKQHLQVTVRVLRNGIWQFLTARELVPKDYIHLKTGDIIPADCTIERGNIEIDQSAVTGESELVARSEKEIIYSGSIVRTGEAIAIVTATGSRSFFGKTAELVKTASAPGHLQKLLFTVVRYLAIIDVILAALLLVAALVNGYAILPLLPFLVVLVIATVPVSMPASFTVANAVEARVLAKEGVLVTGLTAIQEAATMQVLCIDKTGTLTQNKPLISSIISFSGNSEEELLAYAATTTDNSSQNPIDIAILQEVEKRSLPPFIREQYIPFNPVKKCSEAYIRQNGKMERVILGSPFVMEQYAGAVPQFKDKVAEMAANGGRVLAIAAGVEDNVSVRGLITLADLPREDAPELVRAIKNLGIRLLMITGDTPATAKIIAQKLNIGERIADLSDALKAPLDYEGIANVYPEEKYQIIQALQKLDLTVGMTGDGINDAPALKQAEVGIAVSSATDVAKASAKVVLTDPGLQDIVKIVHGGRRVYRRMMTWTITKITRTVELAVLLTFGYIATGDFVVPLSLIVLIVVFNDLVTITLGTDRALVSPKLEQWDVKSISKLSGILAAGWLVIAFALLWVALKILKLPFPQIQTLMFLYLIFSAQATIYMPRVREHFWSFLPSRLVIAVTLGNIVVSIVLALFGVLMTPVSLVLILGILAVVVAASFLLDVLKISFYKRTYR